The following coding sequences lie in one Cucurbita pepo subsp. pepo cultivar mu-cu-16 chromosome LG13, ASM280686v2, whole genome shotgun sequence genomic window:
- the LOC111808635 gene encoding transcription factor CYCLOIDEA-like — protein MDQEHEENSSYLHFPHPFLDDEDLFLTHFLSQQQQQQQQLVSGGDCWKEQDQEQEQEKADDVGHDHKQNSEKKGRRSLEVKKKKKGSSSNSNRKNGSSTTKRTGKKDRHSKICTAQGPRDRRMRLSLQIARKFFDLQDMLGFDKASKTIEWLLSHSNSAIKALKNNNNNNNSGVSHGSACSGSSEVVSKQDAGGSIGTPKHKKGRQLQTIGRESRARARARARERTMLKKSPQPISISQHYLNSDETHLEDCPKVFAFSDDLSSIHTFFSGNITTFLP, from the coding sequence ATGGATCAAGAACATGAGGAGAACTCCTCCTATCTACATTTCCCACATCCTTTTCTCGACGACGAAGACCTATTTTTGACTCACTTTTTATCCCAAcaacagcagcaacaacaacaactcgTCAGTGGCGGAGATTGTTGGAAAGAACAagaccaagaacaagaacaggaaAAAGCAGACGATGTTGGACATGATCATAAGCAAAATTCAGAGAAGAAAGGTAGAAGAAGCTTggaggtgaagaagaagaagaaaggtagtAGTAGTAATAGTAATAGGAAAAATGGAAGCTCCACCACAAAGAGAACAGGGAAGAAGGACAGACACAGTAAGATCTGCACAGCACAGGGCCCAAGAGACCGTAGAATGAGGCTGTCCCTTCAAATTGCAAGGAAATTCTTCGACCTTCAAGACATGCTAGGCTTTGACAAAGCTAGCAAAACCATAGAGTGGCTTCTCTCACACTCAAATTCAGCCATCAAGGCTctcaaaaacaacaacaacaacaacaatagcGGGGTTAGCCACGGCAGCGCGTGCTCCGGGTCGAGTGAGGTTGTGTCAAAACAAGACGCTGGTGGTTCCATTGGCACTCCCAAACACAAAAAGGGCAGGCAATTACAAACAATTGGTAGAGAGTCAAGGGCTAGGGCAAGAGCTAGGGCAAGAGAAAGAACAATGTTGAAGAAATCTCCACAACCCATTTCCATTTCTCAACATTATTTGAACTCAGATGAGACCCATTTGGAAGATTGCCCTAAAGTTTTTGCCTTTTCTGATGATCTCTCATCAATCCACACCTTTTTCTCAGGTAATATCACCACTTTCTTGCCCTaa
- the LOC111808317 gene encoding aspartyl protease family protein 2, with protein sequence MQTTMLSVSPFFHFILLLFSLADLLNAAAAADYLKLPLLHKNPFSSPSQALSSDTHRLSLLFSALRRRPNPTLKSPLISGASTGSGQYFVDLRIGTPPQSLLLVADTGSDLVWVKCSACRNCSHHPPSSAFLPRHSSSFSPFHCFDPHCRLLPHAPPHLCNHTRLHSPCRFLYTYADGSTSSGFFSKETTTLKTLSGSETRLKDLSFGCGFRISGPSVSGAQFNGARGVMGLGRGPISFSTQLGRRFGNKFSYCLMDYTLSPPPTSYLMIGGGLRSLPVTNATKISYTPLLINPLSPTFYYIAVKSITVDGVKLPINPTVWAIDEQGNGGTVVDSGTTLTYLAEEAYKEVLKAVRQRVKLPAAAELTPGFDLCVNVSNESQRPSLPRVRFQLGNGAVFAPPARNYFLETEEGVMCLSIRAVEGGNGFSVIGNLMQQGFLLEFDKEASRLGFSRRGCGLP encoded by the coding sequence ATGCAAACAACAATGCTCTCCGTTTCCcctttcttccatttcattcttctcctcttctctctcGCCGATCTCCTcaacgccgccgccgccgccgactACCTGAAGCTCCCATTGCTCCACAAGAACCCCTTCTCCTCCCCTTCCCAAGCCCTCTCCTCCGACACCCACCGCCTCTCCCTCCTCTTCTCTGCCCTCCGCCGCCGCCCTAACCCCACTCTCAAATCCCCTCTCATCTCCGGCGCCTCCACCGGCTCCGGCCAGTACTTCGTCGACCTCCGCATTGGCACTCCTCCCCAGAGCCTCCTCCTCGTCGCCGATACTGGCAGCGACCTCGTCTGGGTCAAATGCTCCGCCTGCCGCAACTGCTCCCACCACCCTCCCTCCTCTGCTTTCCTCCCCCGTcactcctcctccttctccccTTTCCATTGCTTCGACCCCCACTGCCGCCTCCTCCCCCACGCTCCTCCCCACCTCTGTAACCACACGCGCCTCCACTCCCCCTGCCGCTTCCTCTACACTTACGCCGACGGCTCCACCTCCTCCGGCTTCTTCTCCAAGGAAACCACGACGTTGAAGACCCTCTCTGGCTCCGAGACCCGTCTTAAAGATCTGTCGTTCGGGTGCGGCTTTCGGATCTCGGGTCCGAGCGTTTCGGGCGCCCAATTTAATGGAGCACGTGGTGTCATGGGATTGGGCAGAGGTCCGATCTCCTTCTCCACTCAACTCGGCCGACGATTTGGCAATAAATTTTCCTATTGTCTTATGGATTACACACTCTCTCCGCCGCCCACCAGCTACCTGATGATCGGCGGCGGCCTCCGTAGCCTCCCCGTGACCAATGCCACAAAAATCAGCTACACCCCATTGCTAATTAACCCTCTGTCACCAACATTCTACTACATTGCCGTCAAGAGCATCACCGTCGACGGCGTGAAATTACCCATCAACCCGACCGTGTGGGCCATCGACGAGCAAGGAAACGGCGGGACGGTGGTGGATTCGGGGACGACGCTAACGTATCTGGCAGAGGAGGCGTACAAGGAGGTGCTGAAGGCGGTGAGACAGCGAGTGAAGCTACCGGCTGCAGCCGAGTTGACTCCGGGATTCGATCTATGCGTGAACGTATCAAACGAATCGCAGCGGCCGAGTCTACCACGAGTGAGATTCCAGCTGGGGAATGGTGCAGTGTTTGCGCCGCCGGCGAGGAACTACTTTCTGGAGACGGAGGAGGGGGTGATGTGCTTGTCGATCCGAGCAGTGGAAGGCGGAAATGGGTTCTCGGTGATTGGGAATCTGATGCAACAAGGATTCCTGCTGGAGTTCGACAAGGAGGCGTCGAGGCTGGGCTTCTCAAGGCGGGGCTGCGGCCTTCCTTGA
- the LOC111808011 gene encoding monocopper oxidase-like protein SKS1, translating into MASSMSLTVSLFCLISVAIFPSFSFAGDPYVFYDFRISYITASPLGIPQRVIAVNGKFPGPFINATTNNNVVVNVWNDLDEDLLLTWPGIQMRRNSWQDGLLGTNCPIPPRWNWTYQFQVKDQIGSFFYFPSLNFQRASGGFGPFVLNNREIIPIPFAQPDGDIILLIGDWYTQNHTALRATLDAGKDLGIPDGVLINGKGPYQYNSTLVPAGIEYESVPVHPGKTYRLRVHHVGISTSLNFRIQNHNMLLVETDGHYTVQQNFTDFDIHVGQSYSFLVTMDQNASTDYYIVASARFVNGSTWERVTGVAILHYSNSKGPATGPLPDPPNDIYDKERSMNQARSVRQNVTASGARPNPQGSFHYGQISVTQTFVLKSAPLVTISGSPRATLNGISFVNPDMPIRLADQNSVKGAYKLDFPDRPFNRTPHADRSVLNATYKGFIEVIFQNNDITMQSFHVNGYSFFVTGMGYGDWSEDKRGSYNKWDAISRCTIQVYPGAWTAILISLDNVGTWNIRTENLDRWYLGQETYMKIINPEENGETEMPPPPNVLYCGALQSLQTQHRYSSGGPTLSGMLKFGNVCLMALLGFILYFSY; encoded by the exons ATGGCTTCTTCAATGTCTCTCACTGTGTCTCTGTTCTGTCTCATTTCCGTTGCTATTTTCCCCAGCTTTAGCTTTGCAGGCGACCCTTATGTTTTTTATGACTTTAGAATCTCATACATTACTGCTTCTCCTCTCGGCATTCCTCAACGG GTTATTGCTGTTAATGGGAAGTTTCCTGGTCCGTTCATTAATGCCACGACGAATAACAATGTTGTAGTTAACGTTTGGAACGATTTGGATGAAGATCTTCTTCTCACTTG GCCTGGAATTCAAATGCGACGTAATTCGTGGCAGGATGGTCTTCTTGGCACCAACTGTCCTATTCCTCCAAGGTGGAATTGGACTTACCAGTTTCAAGTGAAGGATCAAATTGGgagcttcttttattttccatctTTGAACTTTCAGAGGGCATCTGGTGGTTTTGGTCCTTTTGTTCTCAATAACAGAGAAATAATCCCCATTCCTTTTGCACAACCAGATGGGGACATTATACTTCTCATTGGTGATTGGTACACACAGAATCATACG GCACTAAGAGCTACACTTGATGCTGGAAAGGATCTTGGAATACCTGATGGAGTTCTTATCAATGGTAAAGGGCCTTATCAGTACAATTCGACTCTCGTTCCTGCGGGGATTGAGTACGAATCTGTTCCAGTACACCCTG GAAAAACGTACCGACTTCGCGTGCATCATGTTGGTATTTCAACTAGTTTGAACTTTAGAATCCAGAATCATAATATGCTTCTCGTAGAAACCGATGGGCATTACACAGTTCAACAGAATTTCACAGATTTCGATATCCATGTCGGGCAGTCCTATTCGTTCTTAGTTACGATGGATCAGAATGCTAGCACCGATTACTACATTGTTGCAAGTGCTAGGTTTGTGAATGGATCTACTTGGGAAAGGGTCACGGGTGTTGCCATCTTGCACTATTCTAATTCTAAAGGACCAGCAACTGGTCCGCTTCCTGACCCACCTAACGACATATATGACAAAGAGAGATCCATGAACCAAGCAAGGAGTGTAAG GCAAAATGTAACTGCGAGTGGAGCTCGTCCTAATCCTCAGGGCTCGTTTCACTATGGTCAAATTAGTGTAACACAGACATTTGTATTGAAGAGTGCACCATTGGTGACGATAAGCGGGTCACCTAGAGCTACCCTCAACGGTATCTCATTTGTCAATCCCGATATGCCCATCAGGCTTGCTGACCAGAATAGTGTCAAGGGAGCTTACAAACTTGATTTTCCTGATAGACCGTTTAACCGGACGCCACATGCTGATAGATCTGTTCTTAATGCTACATATAAAGGGTTTATTGAGGTCATATTTCAGAACAATGATATTACAATGCAGAGCTTTCACGTGAATGGTTATTCCTTCTTTGTTACAGG GATGGGTTATGGTGATTGGTCAGAAGATAAAAGAGGTTCCTACAATAAGTGGGATGCAATCAGCCGCTGTACAATACAG GTTTATCCAGGGGCTTGGACTGCAATCCTCATTTCACTTGATAACGTTGGAACATGGAATATAAGAACAGAAAATCTGGATAGATGGTATTTGGGCCAAGAAACATACATGAAAATCATCAATCCTGAGGAAAATGGGGAAACCGAAATGCCTCCCCCTCCAAATGTTCTATATTGTGGTGCCCTTCAGAGCCTACAGAC GCAACATCGATATAGTTCGGGAGGACCAACTTTGTCGGGGATGTTGAAATTTGGCAACGTTTGTCTCATGGCACTACTAGGTTTCATTCTCTACTTTTCTTACTGA